A genomic segment from Sparus aurata chromosome 10, fSpaAur1.1, whole genome shotgun sequence encodes:
- the LOC115590284 gene encoding fibrinogen alpha chain: MAEKSMKAMTHIYNYNRRVIVNIYTSELKFVEQAERLAGNLTSLRKRSFRLSRELDELRRNAQIQLEDLYRTEVDVDRKLRSCSGSCRSALPFSVDHQSHQALRTDMDQMDKTLNQRMKAGTPRDIPHIKLQPLDSDLAPSSEYKTIPTVRRELLTQFEDVGQNEVVLEELLAEAADVEALDPLELE; the protein is encoded by the exons ATGGCTGAGAAGTCCATGAAGGCGATGACGCACATCTACAACTACAACCGACGAGTCATAGTCAACATCTACA CTTCAGAGCTGAAGTTCGTGGAACAAGCGGAGAGATTGGCCGGGAATCTCACATCACTACGGAAGCGGTCATTCAGGCTGTCGCGGGAACTCGACGAGCTGCGCCGCAACGCCCAGATACAATTGGAGGACTTATATCGAACTGAG GTGGACGTTGACAGGAAGCTGCGATCCTGCTCCGGGTCCTGCCGGTCGGCGTTACCGTTCAGCGTAGATCATCAGAGTCATCAAGCGCTTCGAACTGACATGGACCAGATGGACAAGACTCTCAACCAGAGAATGAAGGCAGGAACACCTAGAGACATCCCACATATCAAGCTGCAGCCTCTAGACTCAGACCTGGCACCGTCCTCCGAGTATAAAACCATCCCGACGGTCCGGAGAGAACTGTTGACCCAGTTTGAGGACGTTGGGCAGAATGAGGTGgttctggaggagctgctggcagAGGCTGCAGATGTGGAGGCTCTTGATCCTCTGGAGCTGGAGTGA
- the fga gene encoding fibrinogen alpha chain isoform X1: MQRLGLLVCFIIGVTQSAVQVDPRGARPVEHGTRSEKCASEKEWPFCTTDEWGPKCPSGCRIEGLMNKYDHSLLKRIEKIRSLLDENTVKQRSTDSATKQTYDYLKDKLTTDAGHNNNYYDLAQNLRQRITDMKIKIDRQLRILAALKDRVKDQVVEMQRLEVDVDIKLRSCKGSCQGYAEFQVDHEDYVVLDKQINQLDSQSAQRIDSVKTLYVMKSRPLKESNVDSIYKSSDTTGAVAAQRREDVFTDVPMVQLLLGEEGSSSSPATISKDQGTSYSSPTFSSSSSSSSSSSSSSSSSSSSTPSKSITELGGSSHLFGTDGGIQGLGGSATTHMSTQTISCTKSTRRTIVHTKDGPVEKVEEVYEGGPECQALGDSSKGGMGAFFPTLTHTGGAKGSLLGNTKTGFENPFGAEGLDLGGFMKDNTEDDIPDFHARSVKSSRVERQADYVGKDCVEAYQNHLKGETNGLFNIRPGGTDSTQVVEVYCQQEGLMGGWMLVQQRENGALSFNRTWAEYRTGFGSVDAKGKGELWLGNQNLHLLTNQGETMLKVELEDWEGGVAIAEYIIRVGSEEEGYPLHVSGYTGDAGDALVMPKSDMASYLSHNGMKFSTFDKDNDRWEENCAEMYGGGWWYNNCQSANLNGMYYQGTYDPEKNKPYEIENGVVWVTYKTANYSLKTVRMFIRSSAF; this comes from the exons GCTGTGCAGGTCGACCCGAGAGGAGCTCGTCCGGTGGAGCACGGCACCAGAAGCGAGAAATGTGCCAGTGAGAAGGAGTGGCCTTTCTGCACAACTGACGAATGG GGCCCTAAATGTCCGTCGGGCTGCAGGATCGAGGGTCTGATGAACAAATACGACCACAGCCTGCTGAAGAGGATCGAGAAGATCCGAAGCCTCCTGGATGAGAACACGGTCAAGCAACGCTCCACCGACTCAGCTACCAAACAGACCTACGACTACCTGAAGGATAAACTCACCACCGATGCTG gtcacaacaacaactactacGACTTGGCCCAGAATCTGCGTCAGAGgatcacagacatgaagatcaaGATCGACCGCCAGCTGAGGATCCTGGCCGCCCTGAAGGATCGAGTAAAAGACCAGGTGGTGGAGATGCAGAGACTGGAG GTTGATGTTGATATTAAGCTCCGTTCCTGCAAAGGATCCTGCCAAGGCTACGCCGAGTTCCAGGTGGACCATGAGGACTACGTGGTGCTGGACAAACAG ATTAACCAGCTGGACTCCCAGTCGGCTCAGAGAATCGATTCTGTGAAGACACTGTACGTGATGAAGAGCCGGCCGCTTAAGGAATCAAACGTGGACAGCATCTACAAGTCCAGTGACACAACCGGAGCCGTGGCAGCACAGCGGAGAGAAGACGTGTTCACTGAT GTGCCGATGGTCCAGTTGCTCCTTGGAGAGGAAGGCTCCAGTTCATCCCCAGCCACCATCTCCAAGGACCAAGGTACTTCCTACTCTTCACCTACAttctcatcatcatcgtcatcctcctcgtcctcgtcctcgtcctcctcctcctcctcctcctctacgcCATCTAAATCCATCACTGAGCTCGGAGGCAGCAGCCATTTGTTCGGTACGGATGGCGGGATTCAAGGTCTCGGCGGCTCTGCTACAACCCACATGTCGACACAAACCATCAGTTGCACCAAGAGCACCAGGAGGACCATCGTCCACACCAAGGATGGGCCGGTGGAGAAAGTGGAGGAGGTGTATGAGGGGGGCCCTGAGTGCCAGGCCCTGGGAGACAGCTCTAAGGGAGGGATGGGTGCCTTCTTCCCCACCCTAACCCACACTGGTGGTGCCAAGGGAAGCCTCttaggaaacaccaaaactggGTTTGAAAACCCTTTTGGCGCTGAAGGGCTTGACCTTGGCGGGTTTATGAAGGACAATACAGAAGATGACATTCCAGATTTCCACGCCCGCAGTGTGAAGAGCAGTCGTGTCGAGCGGCAGGCCGATTATGTAGGAAAAG ATTGCGTCGAAGCCTACCAGAACCACCTGAAAGGGGAAACAAACGGCCTGTTTAACATCAGACCCGGCGGCACCGACTCCACACAGGTAGTGGAGGTTTACTGCCAGCAGGAGGGGCTTATGGGTGGGTGGATGTTAGTCCAGCAAAGAGAGAATGGCGCGCTTAGCTTTAACCGCACCTGGGCCGAATATCGCACCGGGTTCGGCTCAGTTGACGCGAAGGGCAAGGGGGAGCTCTGGTTAGGCAACCAGAACCTCCACCTGTTGACAAATCAGGGTGAGACCATGCTAAAGGTGGAGCTGGAGGATTGGGAAGGGGGTGTTGCTATTGCGGAGTACATAATCAGGGTCGgctcagaggaggaggggtaCCCACTGCATGTGTCGGGGTACACCGGGGATGCCGGTGACGCTCTGGTTATGCCTAAGTCTGATATGGCATCTTACCTGTCACACAACGGGATGAAATTCAGCACCTTTGACAAAGACAACGACAGGTGGGAGGAGAATTGTGCCGAGATGTACGGGGGTGGGTGGTGGTACAACAACTGCCAgtcggctaacttgaatgggatGTATTATCAAGGCACGTACGACccggagaaaaataaaccaTATGAGATTGAAAACGGAGTTGTTTGGGTGACATATAAAACGGCTAATTACAGCCTGAAAACTGTCAGGATGTTTATCCGTTCCTCCGCTTTTTAA
- the eslec gene encoding galactose-specific lectin nattectin: MKWLSVSLALCSLLALSRAVPFHPNSTSPVHDTPRQMGHCAYIVHDLPVPVPIGMFVPQCDASGNFLPQQCSGSTGYCWCVDVLTGEKIPGTETPPGVIPVSCDMEYHCPYDWSHFGKRCYYFVDSPKTWVEAESYCLFEGANLASIHSEEECHFIQSLTKAHSHDFPLTWLGGHNAVHSCFWMWNDGTKFDFDNWHKKMNMDDEMEKTECCLKINYGYNLKWHYASCNETLPFVCSKMIYY; this comes from the exons aTGAAGTGGCTCAGTGTGTCTCTCGCACTGTGCTCCCTCCTGGCCCTGAGCCGAGCTGTCCCGTTCCACCCCAACTCCACCTCCCCCGTCCACGACACCCCCAGACAAATGGGCCACTGCGCGTACATTGTGCACGATTTACCTGTCCCCGTACCCATCGGTATGTTCGTCCCGCAGTGTGACGCCAGTGGGAACTTCCTCCCGCAGCAGTGCTCGGGGTCGACCGGTTACTGCTGGTGTGTCGACGTCCTCACCGGAGAGAAGATACCAGGCACTGAGACTCCACCAGGGGTCATACCTGTGAGCTGTG ACATGGAATACCACTGCCCCTACGACTGGTCCCACTTTGGCAAACGCTGTTACTACTTCGTCGACAGCCCAAAGACTTGGGTTGAAGCTGAG AGTTACTGTCTGTTCGAAGGAGCAAACCTGGCGTCGATCCACAGCGAAGAGGAGTGTCACTTCATCCAGTCTTTGACCAAAGCACACAGCCACGACTTTCCCCTAACCTGGCTCGGTGGCCACAATGCCGTACAC TCTTGTTTTTGGATGTGGAATGATGGCACCAAGTTTGACTTCGACAACTGGCACAAGAAAATGAACATGGACGACGAAATGGAGAAAACTGAATGCTGCCTGAAGATTAACTATGGAT ATAACCTGAAGTGGCACTACGCTTCTTGCAATGAGACTCTCCCATTCGTTTGTTCCAAGATGATCTATTACTAG
- the fga gene encoding fibrinogen alpha chain isoform X2, whose translation MLISLNLPPTVLHQGPKCPSGCRIEGLMNKYDHSLLKRIEKIRSLLDENTVKQRSTDSATKQTYDYLKDKLTTDAGHNNNYYDLAQNLRQRITDMKIKIDRQLRILAALKDRVKDQVVEMQRLEVDVDIKLRSCKGSCQGYAEFQVDHEDYVVLDKQINQLDSQSAQRIDSVKTLYVMKSRPLKESNVDSIYKSSDTTGAVAAQRREDVFTDVPMVQLLLGEEGSSSSPATISKDQGTSYSSPTFSSSSSSSSSSSSSSSSSSSSTPSKSITELGGSSHLFGTDGGIQGLGGSATTHMSTQTISCTKSTRRTIVHTKDGPVEKVEEVYEGGPECQALGDSSKGGMGAFFPTLTHTGGAKGSLLGNTKTGFENPFGAEGLDLGGFMKDNTEDDIPDFHARSVKSSRVERQADYVGKDCVEAYQNHLKGETNGLFNIRPGGTDSTQVVEVYCQQEGLMGGWMLVQQRENGALSFNRTWAEYRTGFGSVDAKGKGELWLGNQNLHLLTNQGETMLKVELEDWEGGVAIAEYIIRVGSEEEGYPLHVSGYTGDAGDALVMPKSDMASYLSHNGMKFSTFDKDNDRWEENCAEMYGGGWWYNNCQSANLNGMYYQGTYDPEKNKPYEIENGVVWVTYKTANYSLKTVRMFIRSSAF comes from the exons ATGCTCATCTCTCT TAATCTCCCTCCCACTGTCCTTCATCAGGGCCCTAAATGTCCGTCGGGCTGCAGGATCGAGGGTCTGATGAACAAATACGACCACAGCCTGCTGAAGAGGATCGAGAAGATCCGAAGCCTCCTGGATGAGAACACGGTCAAGCAACGCTCCACCGACTCAGCTACCAAACAGACCTACGACTACCTGAAGGATAAACTCACCACCGATGCTG gtcacaacaacaactactacGACTTGGCCCAGAATCTGCGTCAGAGgatcacagacatgaagatcaaGATCGACCGCCAGCTGAGGATCCTGGCCGCCCTGAAGGATCGAGTAAAAGACCAGGTGGTGGAGATGCAGAGACTGGAG GTTGATGTTGATATTAAGCTCCGTTCCTGCAAAGGATCCTGCCAAGGCTACGCCGAGTTCCAGGTGGACCATGAGGACTACGTGGTGCTGGACAAACAG ATTAACCAGCTGGACTCCCAGTCGGCTCAGAGAATCGATTCTGTGAAGACACTGTACGTGATGAAGAGCCGGCCGCTTAAGGAATCAAACGTGGACAGCATCTACAAGTCCAGTGACACAACCGGAGCCGTGGCAGCACAGCGGAGAGAAGACGTGTTCACTGAT GTGCCGATGGTCCAGTTGCTCCTTGGAGAGGAAGGCTCCAGTTCATCCCCAGCCACCATCTCCAAGGACCAAGGTACTTCCTACTCTTCACCTACAttctcatcatcatcgtcatcctcctcgtcctcgtcctcgtcctcctcctcctcctcctcctctacgcCATCTAAATCCATCACTGAGCTCGGAGGCAGCAGCCATTTGTTCGGTACGGATGGCGGGATTCAAGGTCTCGGCGGCTCTGCTACAACCCACATGTCGACACAAACCATCAGTTGCACCAAGAGCACCAGGAGGACCATCGTCCACACCAAGGATGGGCCGGTGGAGAAAGTGGAGGAGGTGTATGAGGGGGGCCCTGAGTGCCAGGCCCTGGGAGACAGCTCTAAGGGAGGGATGGGTGCCTTCTTCCCCACCCTAACCCACACTGGTGGTGCCAAGGGAAGCCTCttaggaaacaccaaaactggGTTTGAAAACCCTTTTGGCGCTGAAGGGCTTGACCTTGGCGGGTTTATGAAGGACAATACAGAAGATGACATTCCAGATTTCCACGCCCGCAGTGTGAAGAGCAGTCGTGTCGAGCGGCAGGCCGATTATGTAGGAAAAG ATTGCGTCGAAGCCTACCAGAACCACCTGAAAGGGGAAACAAACGGCCTGTTTAACATCAGACCCGGCGGCACCGACTCCACACAGGTAGTGGAGGTTTACTGCCAGCAGGAGGGGCTTATGGGTGGGTGGATGTTAGTCCAGCAAAGAGAGAATGGCGCGCTTAGCTTTAACCGCACCTGGGCCGAATATCGCACCGGGTTCGGCTCAGTTGACGCGAAGGGCAAGGGGGAGCTCTGGTTAGGCAACCAGAACCTCCACCTGTTGACAAATCAGGGTGAGACCATGCTAAAGGTGGAGCTGGAGGATTGGGAAGGGGGTGTTGCTATTGCGGAGTACATAATCAGGGTCGgctcagaggaggaggggtaCCCACTGCATGTGTCGGGGTACACCGGGGATGCCGGTGACGCTCTGGTTATGCCTAAGTCTGATATGGCATCTTACCTGTCACACAACGGGATGAAATTCAGCACCTTTGACAAAGACAACGACAGGTGGGAGGAGAATTGTGCCGAGATGTACGGGGGTGGGTGGTGGTACAACAACTGCCAgtcggctaacttgaatgggatGTATTATCAAGGCACGTACGACccggagaaaaataaaccaTATGAGATTGAAAACGGAGTTGTTTGGGTGACATATAAAACGGCTAATTACAGCCTGAAAACTGTCAGGATGTTTATCCGTTCCTCCGCTTTTTAA
- the fgb gene encoding fibrinogen beta chain, producing the protein MRTLLLLYLCVYAARAQDDLEYDDYDDTNSQPASNGTGTVNARGHRPSTRGRDVYTNNRYSPPPIGGRGRYRGRPTPAPVGQPQVQEKQEQPESGGCTHASEEMGVLCPNGCELKTALLKQERNVKTSINDLKPRVDELSRSTNHIFNYVNSISNSLRERQRLFDDNGRAVSQYTDQVEEQHVYIKETVDTVFPSNIRVLQGVLEKVRQKIQRLEKAIQAQREECKEPCKTKCPIPVVSGKECEEIYRRGGRDSQMYVVQPDTFYPPYKVFCDQTSQNGGWLLIQSRLDGSVDFGRRWDEYRRGFGNIGFDTGKGHCETPGEYWLGNDRISLLTKMGPTEVLIEMEDWTGAKVHAQYNQFTIQSETSNYVLAVDGYSGTAGNCFLDGSLELYGENRTMTIHNGMMFSTYDRDNDNWTPGDPSKQCSKEDGGGWWYNRCHSANPNGRYYMGGAYTRQMAKHGTDDGVVWMNWKGSWYSLKAISMKIRPYFPPSK; encoded by the exons ATGAGGACGCTGCTGTtgctgtatctgtgtgtgtacgCAGCCCGGGCCCAAGATGATCTGGAATATGACGACTATGAC GACACCAACAGTCAACCTGCAAGTAACGGCACG GGGACCGTAAATGCTCGAGGTCATCGTCCATCGACGAGGGGCCGAGACGTCTACACCAACAACCGCTATTCCCCGCCTCCTATCGGTGGCCGCGGCAG GTATCGCGGCCGCCCCACCCCCGCTCCAGTCGGACAACCACAGGtgcaggagaagcaggagcaGCCGGAGTCCGGAGGATGCACCCACGCCTCTGAGGAGATG GGTGTTTTATGTCCTAACGGCTGTGAACTGAAGACTGCCCTGCTGAAGCAAGAGAGGAACGTCAAGACG AGCATCAATGACCTGAAGCCGAGGGTGGATGAACTGTCCAGATCCACAAACCACATCTTCAACTACGTCAACAGCATTTCCAACTCTCTGCGAGAGAGGCAGCGGCTCTTCGACG acaACGGCAGGGCGGTCAGTCAGTACACCGAtcaggtggaggagcagcacgTCTACATCAAGGAGACCGTCGACACCGTCTTCCCCTCCAACATCAGAGTGCTGCAG GGCGTCCTGGAAAAGGTCAGACAGAAGATCCAGAGGCTGGAGAAGGCCATCCAGGCCCAGAGGGAGGAGTGCAAGGAACCCTGCAAGACCAAATGTCCCATACCAGTCGTGTCTG GTAAGGAGTGTGAGGAGATCTACCGTCGTGGAGGAAGAGACTCCCAGATGTACGTGGTCCAGCCCGACACCTTCTACCCTCCATACAAGGTCTTCTGTGATCAGACCAGCCAGAACGGAG GATGGCTTCTCATCCAGAGCAGGCTTGACGGCAGTGTCGACTTCGGCCGACGCTGGGACGAATACCGACGTGGTTTTGGCAACATCGGCTTCGATACCGGCAAAGGTCACTGCGAGACTCCAG GTGAATACTGGCTGGGTAATGACCGCATTAGTCTGCTGACTAAGATGGGCCCCACTGAGGTTCTCATTGAGATGGAGGACTGGACCGGAGCCAAG GTCCATGCCCAGTACAACCAATTCACCATCCAATCAGAGACGTCCAACTACGTGCTAGCGGTGGACGGCTACTCCGGTACTGCTGGTAACTGTTTCCTGGACGGATCTCTGGAGCTCTACGGTGAAAACCGCACCATGACGATTCACAATGGCATGATGTTCAGCACCTACGACAGAGACAACGACAACTG GACCCCCGGTGATCCATCCAAACAGTGCTCCAAGGAGGACGGAGGTGGCTGGTGGTACAACCGCTGCCACTCGGCCAATCCCAACGGTCGATACTACATGGGCGGAGCCTACACCAGACAGATGGCCAAGCACGGCACAGATGACGGTGTGGTGTGGATGAACTGGAAGGGCAGCTGGTATTCCCTCAAGGCCATCAGCATGAAGATCAGGCCTTACTTTCCCCCCAGTAAATAA